A single window of Phlebotomus papatasi isolate M1 chromosome 4, Ppap_2.1, whole genome shotgun sequence DNA harbors:
- the LOC129808453 gene encoding uncharacterized protein LOC129808453 yields the protein MLDAMNSICLQITRFTNTSYCISITSQMNFMYKNLLSQNQLLKHLKFHRSKRGLFDGIGTAFKWLIGTLDENDAQDFNSKISFLQNNTQKVIEKFNAQTIIMKNALSTLYSHDKEIALHLNNIKNQTLNLKNDVNTLKNLLKQELVKEQQVKIQMHFNELSTSVVITTFLMKDQIDHIADILLSTSDNRIHPSILNPNDLVEELRNAHLPLSDASTTIYALENDNAFKLLKLITMHAYILDSFVLFKFDLPLVSRDNFALHKISSIPEVLNSTSYLEMIVDHKFIGVNEFKYILLTMHELQTCTILDNSMYLCEYEHPIYKSPSNPSCEYQLYLDGNAMLCKRAVMKLNHEIWIPLFKKNVWVYVLPNITNVFLNCNKSKEKITLKNTGILRVNKTIEGNCKIITDQIVIQIFKEYPIDFNFTMFHTDNVDMTKDTPKLFHNQSETLNFTEYDIKVLKDLNFNKDIEKEVNSLNKIDYIDFHDIHHYTVIYCVLVIGIIIVSFMYYKKKQKEKVSKCALQNVSIATPQNIQNHSAQNMLNEPIYGSV from the coding sequence ATGTTAGACGCTATGAACTCTATTTGTTTACAGATAACAAGATTTACGAATACCTCTTATTGTATATCAATAACGTCTCAGATGAATTTTATGTACAAAAATCTTTTATCCCAAAATCAGTtacttaaacatttaaaatttcaccGATCGAAACGTGGTCTTTTCGATGGCATTGGAACAGCTTTCAAATGGTTAATCGGAACATTAGATGAGAACGATGCTCaggattttaattcaaaaatttctttcttgcaaaataatacacaaaaagttattgaaaaatttaatgctCAAACAATAATCATGAAAAATGCTCTTTCAACACTGTATTCTCACGATAAAGAAATTGCCTTACaccttaataatataaaaaaccaAACTTTAAATCTGAAAAATGATGTTAACactcttaaaaatttacttaaacAAGAGTTAGTTAAAGAACAACAAGTAAAAATCCAAATGCATTTTAATGAACTATCTACTTCTGTAGTTATTACAACCTTTCTAATGAAAGATCAGATCGATCATATTGCGGATATCCTGTTATCCACAAGTGACAATCGAATTCACCCTTCAATTTTAAATCCTAATGATTTAGTCGAAGAATTACGCAATGCGCATTTACCACTTTCAGATGCCTCCACAACCATTTACGCGTTAGAAAATGATAATGCTTTTAAACTTCTGAAATTGATTACAATGCATGCTTATATTTTGGATAGTTTTGTGCTATTCAAATTCGACTTACCACTGGTTAGCCGAGACAATTTTGCTTTGCACAAAATATCATCTATTCCCGAAGTTTTAAATTCTACGTCATATTTAGAGATGATAGTAGATCATAAATTTATAGGTGTTAAcgaatttaaatacattttactCACAATGCATGAATTACAGACCTGTACGATTCTTGATAACTCAATGTACTTGTGTGAATACGAACACCCGATTTATAAATCCCCATCAAATCCGAGTTGCGAATATCAATTATATCTTGATGGAAATGCAATGCTTTGTAAAAGAGCGGTAATGAAACTTAATCATGAAATTTGGATCCCCTTATTTAAGAAAAACGTTTGGGTTTATGTATTACCAAATATaacaaatgtatttttgaaCTGTAATAAgagtaaagaaaaaattacCCTAAAAAATACTGGAATTTTAAGAGTTAACAAAACTATTGAGGGAAATTGTAAAATCATAACAGATCAAAttgtaattcaaattttcaaagaatatccTATTGATTTCAATTTCACTATGTTTCACACAGATAATGTAGATATGACCAAAGACACCCCAAAATTATTCCATAATCAATcagaaactttaaattttacagaatatGATATCAAAGTATTAAAAGACTTGAATTTTAACaaagatattgaaaaagaagtaaattcgttaaataaaattgattatattGATTTCCACGATATTCACCATTATACAGTTATTTACTGTGTGCTTGTAATAGGAATAATTATAGTTTCCTTCATGTATTACAAgaaaaaacagaaagaaaaagtttcaaaatgtgCATTACAAAATGTATCAATCGCAACCCCTCAAAATATACAAAACCACAGTGCACAGAATATGTTGAATGAACCTATATATGGATCTGTTTAA